From a single Chitinophaga sp. Cy-1792 genomic region:
- a CDS encoding glycosyltransferase family 2 protein: MVGTIFQNCVFIYGIVMLLTYALLAILSNYGVRRFKKRQPFTDYSLLLDSPLTPGISVIAPAFNEGVTIISNVRSLLTLNYTKFEVIIVNDGSTDDTLEKLINEFELVEVDFAYNERIITRPVRRMFKSTNIAYDKLLVIDKVNGKSKADASNAGINAAAFDYFLCTDVDCILDRDTLLRMVHPFMNEEHKKIKEIGEPCPECGYVHVEEDSMRVIATGATLRLVNSCEVDEGVMVRVKPPRKYLPRFQEMEYIRAYVLGKMGWSAINSVPNVSGGLGLFDKEIAIKAGGYDHQSFAEDMDIVTRMASYMVDNKLKYAIRYIPTSQCWTEGPATMKVFSRQRTRWGRGLAEIMTIHRHIILNPRYKKLGLIVLPYNLLFEFLAPIIEFAGIIFYIYLIFTHQVNWPYAKILLLFVYLFSITITTLAMCWDQLTYPHYKTWKEVIGLTFMAFLEPILYHPLIVFFALRGYWFFLIGKKTSWGNMQRQGFAPKKPN, translated from the coding sequence ATGGTCGGTACTATATTTCAGAATTGTGTTTTTATCTACGGCATCGTTATGCTGCTCACGTATGCCCTCCTGGCCATACTGAGTAACTATGGTGTACGCAGGTTCAAAAAACGGCAGCCGTTTACCGACTATTCCCTGTTGCTGGATTCTCCACTAACGCCCGGGATATCGGTGATTGCGCCCGCCTTTAATGAAGGCGTGACCATCATCTCCAATGTGCGCTCCCTCCTGACGCTGAACTATACAAAGTTTGAAGTTATTATTGTAAACGATGGAAGCACAGATGATACATTAGAAAAACTTATTAATGAGTTTGAACTGGTAGAAGTAGATTTCGCCTATAACGAACGCATTATCACCAGGCCGGTACGAAGGATGTTTAAATCTACCAATATCGCCTACGACAAACTGCTGGTGATCGATAAGGTGAATGGTAAGTCCAAGGCAGATGCCTCCAATGCCGGCATCAACGCTGCCGCGTTCGACTATTTCCTCTGTACGGACGTAGACTGTATCCTGGACAGGGATACATTGCTGCGCATGGTACATCCCTTCATGAATGAGGAACATAAGAAGATCAAAGAAATCGGAGAACCTTGTCCGGAATGTGGTTATGTACACGTAGAAGAAGATAGTATGCGTGTGATAGCCACCGGCGCCACGCTTCGCCTGGTAAACTCCTGCGAAGTAGACGAAGGCGTGATGGTGCGTGTAAAGCCGCCACGGAAATATCTTCCCAGATTCCAGGAAATGGAATATATCCGTGCCTATGTATTGGGTAAGATGGGATGGAGCGCTATCAACAGCGTACCGAATGTTTCCGGCGGATTAGGTTTGTTTGACAAGGAAATCGCCATCAAAGCCGGCGGGTACGACCATCAGTCATTCGCAGAAGATATGGATATCGTTACGCGTATGGCCAGTTATATGGTAGATAACAAACTCAAATATGCCATCCGTTATATTCCTACCAGCCAGTGCTGGACAGAAGGACCGGCAACCATGAAGGTATTCAGCCGCCAGCGCACCCGCTGGGGCCGCGGACTCGCGGAGATCATGACCATTCACCGGCACATCATTTTAAACCCCCGCTATAAGAAACTCGGACTGATTGTATTACCCTACAACCTGCTCTTCGAATTTCTCGCACCTATTATCGAATTTGCGGGTATTATTTTTTACATCTACCTGATATTTACACACCAGGTAAACTGGCCCTACGCCAAAATATTGTTACTATTTGTATACCTGTTCTCCATCACCATCACCACATTGGCGATGTGCTGGGACCAGCTCACCTATCCACATTACAAAACCTGGAAAGAGGTAATCGGCCTTACTTTCATGGCCTTCCTCGAACCAATATTATATCACCCGCTGATCGTATTTTTTGCTTTGAGAGGTTACTGGTTCTTCCTGATCGGGAAGAAAACTTCCTGGGGAAATATGCAGCGTCAGGGCTTTGCTCCGAAGAAGCCGAATTAA
- a CDS encoding tetratricopeptide repeat protein, with amino-acid sequence MNKYITLILLLCFTFEAQAQFLKKKKNQAEAFYDQAVQETKQQHYEKAIDLSLKALKEQPDFIDQELLLAKLYMLTHKYDLARKYTKSVLEKDPKYRDAYYIGINIEMTTGNYTEAECYADEALVVFPGSKDFMVKKLEILGIQKKLYRGDQWAENILEHYPDDSTVKRAYVDHYLMAGLYHQQQGNFNMARQSFDKVLAVDPQNKEAREAGLGTELRGGNLPHALDVVNNLLTGQPDNYDLLMKKLGILQEMHAYADALSVLQQIYRRYPNDAKAHSLETALRMEAAAYYTNTDPYSLYLSVLEKNPGNREALDKVIGYSMARGAYMEALAWINKGLRSNPNDQRLLNLKMDVLEGDHRYGAAAAIAEVLYQRAPNNDLRDRLVNLETQSGRQYMAEEQYDLALANFQTGLKVSPRDTTLLGLVINTYASLKDNKAALKATDNALSFYPDNEKFLLRKAGLLETAGDFDGAAAILNNLSSRHPGNENYKGSLAELRLAAARNLMRAEEYDLAKQQIYSVLEVQPDNRDALDYMINLQSATQQLDSALLYSDKALSYYPNDKDLLLKKASVLQDAGRYNEAAAITSDLMARYPYTAKFKTAYVSSLMSAGTAYQRNQQPDSALTAFGKVLEINPKDSLALLYSINQLNGEKRYDSAMVYVNQALKYYPDNENFLLKRVNTLENKKDYAAASLAADTLAKRFPTTTNKDYYDLLAVKTMKNQFGLYYLNSTYDYTDNRYNIATVEYRRFIKKGSYAFRLDYAGRQNGNGLQGEAEMYYVHNPKLYSYGLITYSNKVVFPQIRAAYSIFKTFKHDIELELGARYLNLDSLTSVSGVVSVAKPFGDFWVNLRAYVISESPKTTTSFNLTTRYYTTPAHTDFISLIAGLGTSPDDRSRLINYEQLSGLLTHSVAAGYQKVFKYRTTLGLYGTWINSKLAANQYGNQYDIYVVLMRKF; translated from the coding sequence ATGAACAAGTATATAACACTTATTTTGCTGCTATGCTTCACATTTGAGGCACAGGCGCAGTTTCTTAAAAAGAAAAAAAATCAGGCGGAAGCATTTTATGATCAGGCCGTTCAGGAAACAAAACAGCAGCATTATGAAAAGGCCATCGACCTTTCCCTAAAAGCGCTGAAAGAACAGCCCGACTTTATTGACCAGGAACTCCTGCTGGCCAAACTGTACATGCTCACACACAAGTATGACCTGGCCAGAAAATATACCAAAAGCGTGCTGGAGAAAGATCCGAAGTATAGAGATGCCTACTACATAGGCATTAATATAGAGATGACCACCGGGAATTATACAGAGGCAGAATGTTATGCAGATGAAGCCCTGGTGGTGTTTCCGGGCAGTAAAGACTTCATGGTGAAGAAGCTGGAGATATTGGGCATACAGAAAAAATTATATCGTGGTGATCAGTGGGCAGAAAATATACTGGAACATTATCCGGACGACTCTACTGTAAAAAGAGCTTATGTAGATCATTACCTGATGGCTGGCCTATATCATCAGCAGCAGGGAAATTTCAACATGGCACGACAGAGCTTTGATAAAGTACTGGCCGTAGACCCGCAGAACAAGGAAGCCCGTGAAGCCGGACTGGGTACGGAATTACGAGGTGGTAACCTGCCACACGCCCTGGATGTAGTCAATAATTTACTCACCGGCCAGCCCGATAATTATGATCTGTTGATGAAGAAGCTCGGCATTTTGCAGGAAATGCATGCTTATGCAGATGCCCTGAGCGTATTACAACAGATTTACAGAAGATATCCCAATGATGCAAAGGCACATAGCCTGGAAACCGCGCTGCGCATGGAAGCTGCAGCATATTATACTAACACCGATCCCTACTCGCTATACCTCTCTGTACTGGAAAAAAATCCTGGTAACAGAGAAGCACTGGACAAAGTAATCGGCTACAGCATGGCCAGAGGTGCCTATATGGAAGCACTTGCATGGATCAACAAAGGATTGCGTAGCAATCCTAACGATCAGCGTTTATTGAACTTAAAGATGGACGTTCTTGAAGGGGACCACCGCTACGGCGCCGCAGCTGCTATCGCTGAAGTGCTGTACCAGCGCGCGCCTAACAACGACCTCCGCGACAGGCTCGTGAACCTGGAAACGCAATCCGGCCGCCAGTACATGGCAGAAGAACAATACGATCTGGCACTGGCTAATTTCCAGACAGGGCTTAAAGTGAGTCCACGCGACACTACCCTGCTCGGACTCGTGATTAATACCTACGCATCATTAAAGGATAACAAAGCCGCGCTGAAAGCCACAGACAACGCATTATCCTTCTACCCCGACAATGAAAAATTCCTGCTGCGTAAAGCGGGCCTGCTTGAAACAGCCGGGGATTTTGATGGCGCCGCTGCCATACTGAATAACCTCAGCAGCCGCCATCCGGGTAATGAGAATTATAAGGGCAGTCTGGCTGAACTCAGGCTGGCAGCAGCCCGTAACCTGATGCGTGCAGAAGAATATGATCTTGCCAAACAACAGATATACAGCGTACTGGAAGTACAGCCCGACAACAGGGATGCGCTGGATTATATGATCAACCTGCAAAGTGCCACCCAGCAGCTGGACAGTGCCCTGCTTTACAGCGATAAAGCACTCAGCTACTACCCTAACGATAAGGATTTACTGCTGAAGAAAGCAAGTGTATTACAGGATGCAGGCCGCTACAATGAAGCAGCTGCTATCACCAGCGACCTGATGGCACGTTATCCTTATACCGCTAAATTCAAAACAGCCTATGTGAGCAGCCTGATGTCCGCTGGTACTGCCTATCAGCGCAACCAGCAGCCAGACAGTGCACTGACGGCCTTTGGAAAAGTATTGGAAATAAATCCCAAAGACTCACTGGCATTACTGTACAGCATTAACCAGCTGAACGGAGAAAAACGATATGACAGCGCGATGGTATACGTTAACCAGGCATTGAAGTATTATCCTGACAATGAAAACTTCCTGCTGAAACGTGTAAATACACTCGAAAATAAAAAGGATTATGCTGCCGCATCGCTGGCTGCAGATACGCTGGCAAAGCGTTTCCCGACTACGACCAATAAAGATTACTACGACCTGCTGGCGGTAAAGACCATGAAAAACCAGTTTGGGCTTTACTATCTCAACAGTACCTATGACTATACCGATAACCGGTATAATATCGCGACCGTTGAATACAGAAGGTTCATCAAAAAGGGCTCTTATGCTTTCCGGCTGGATTATGCCGGCAGGCAGAATGGTAACGGATTACAGGGAGAAGCAGAAATGTACTATGTGCATAATCCTAAGCTCTACAGTTATGGATTGATTACCTACTCCAACAAGGTAGTTTTCCCACAGATAAGGGCTGCCTACTCTATATTCAAGACCTTCAAACACGACATAGAGCTGGAGCTCGGTGCGAGATACCTGAATTTGGATAGTCTGACCAGCGTTTCCGGCGTGGTTTCTGTGGCAAAACCATTCGGGGATTTCTGGGTAAACCTTCGTGCCTACGTGATTAGTGAATCGCCAAAAACGACGACCTCATTCAATCTGACCACCAGGTATTACACAACACCGGCGCATACCGATTTCATATCGTTAATTGCAGGACTGGGAACTTCCCCGGATGACCGCAGCCGACTGATCAACTACGAACAGTTGTCGGGTCTGCTGACACATAGTGTGGCAGCTGGTTACCAGAAAGTATTTAAATACCGTACAACGCTGGGACTGTATGGTACATGGATCAATTCAAAATTAGCGGCTAATCAATATGGAAACCAGTATGACATCTATGTGGTGCTCATGCGCAAATTTTAG
- a CDS encoding DUF4838 domain-containing protein has protein sequence MSNILLTMLLIWNSSCGTANGDISVVSNGHSEYSIVTPAAPSKAESKAATVLQDYIQKISGVKLPVVKENNFSGSTAIFVGNTDHTSGPEKVYGDGYYIGTTGKAVYVRGGSGKGVLYGAYHLLDTYMHCRKTSGEAAFVPTAKTITLPDGLKDLQEPVFVYRESYYPMSTDPEYLDWHGLQRFEDLWGLWGHSFFKILPPDQHFAAHPEYYSLVNGKRQALQLCLSNEQVYNLTVAYFRKAIATHPDAVYWSISPEDGPGYCTCDQCRKADEEEGSHAGALIRFVNRVAAAFPEQQFTTLAYGYSAKAPAKTRPAHNVFIFLSTIDAYRQQPLQTIASAADFRKNLTSWSQMTNNLFIWDYTTQFTNYLCPFPDYANLQPNMAYFKANHVKGVFSQGSGETYGDMAEYNSYVQAALLWNQDADIKAVTADFMQSHYKAAAPYIQQYVQALTNAVQQTHAVLDIYGSPVYSAKDYLSPAKIDQYSSLLDKAEAAVEQDPVALKHVYKARLSLEYAVLQQSRTYGTEKYGYLMPSGNTYVVNPRWPQRVQQFVTNSKAAGVTELAEGGLSPDAYQQEWAKLLAQQFIGGLAFRAPVTLVNPYTPEYSPMKEKTLTDGLFGTTDFSYNWLFTYGKDMVATIDLGSSKPVKSVSMNFLEDARHYIFVPVSIKVETSDDGSNYKVFGTKQIPVPGEDFTASISHYLFTGAVNSRYIRVTAVCAPHLPEWRAVSSKQASLCCDEIVVQ, from the coding sequence ATGAGCAATATCCTTTTAACCATGTTACTGATCTGGAATAGTAGCTGTGGCACGGCCAACGGGGATATTAGTGTGGTCAGCAACGGACATAGTGAATACAGCATCGTAACACCGGCAGCCCCTTCCAAAGCTGAAAGCAAGGCAGCCACCGTGTTACAGGATTATATACAAAAGATCAGCGGCGTTAAACTGCCGGTAGTTAAAGAGAATAATTTTTCTGGCAGCACCGCCATTTTCGTAGGAAATACAGACCATACCAGTGGCCCGGAGAAGGTTTATGGAGATGGCTATTATATCGGTACCACCGGAAAAGCGGTGTATGTACGTGGTGGAAGCGGTAAAGGCGTTTTGTATGGCGCCTATCACCTGTTGGATACGTATATGCATTGCCGTAAGACATCCGGCGAAGCAGCCTTTGTTCCCACCGCAAAAACCATTACGCTGCCCGATGGCCTGAAGGATTTACAGGAGCCTGTATTTGTGTACCGGGAAAGCTACTATCCGATGAGTACAGACCCGGAATACCTGGACTGGCATGGATTGCAGCGCTTCGAAGATTTGTGGGGTTTATGGGGACATTCCTTCTTTAAGATCCTTCCACCCGACCAACACTTCGCGGCACATCCTGAATATTATTCCTTAGTAAATGGAAAACGTCAGGCATTGCAGTTATGCCTGAGTAATGAACAGGTATACAACCTTACCGTGGCCTATTTCAGAAAAGCAATAGCCACACACCCTGATGCCGTTTACTGGTCTATCTCTCCGGAAGATGGCCCAGGTTATTGTACCTGCGATCAGTGTAGGAAAGCCGATGAAGAAGAAGGCAGTCATGCCGGTGCGTTGATACGTTTCGTCAACCGTGTCGCTGCAGCGTTTCCCGAGCAGCAGTTTACTACGCTGGCCTATGGCTACAGCGCCAAGGCGCCTGCAAAGACCAGGCCCGCACATAATGTATTCATCTTCCTGAGTACCATAGATGCTTACCGACAGCAGCCATTGCAGACAATCGCCTCTGCGGCCGATTTCAGAAAGAATCTGACATCCTGGTCGCAGATGACCAATAATCTGTTTATCTGGGATTATACCACACAGTTCACCAATTACCTCTGCCCTTTCCCGGATTATGCGAACCTGCAGCCTAATATGGCGTATTTTAAGGCTAATCATGTAAAAGGGGTGTTTTCACAAGGCAGTGGTGAAACTTACGGCGATATGGCCGAATACAACAGTTACGTACAGGCGGCACTGTTATGGAACCAGGATGCAGATATCAAGGCGGTTACAGCCGATTTCATGCAAAGCCACTATAAAGCGGCAGCGCCTTATATCCAGCAATATGTGCAGGCACTCACCAATGCCGTGCAGCAGACGCATGCCGTACTGGATATTTACGGCAGCCCGGTTTACAGCGCAAAAGATTACTTATCGCCGGCAAAGATAGACCAGTACAGTAGTTTGCTGGACAAGGCCGAAGCGGCCGTGGAGCAGGACCCTGTGGCATTAAAGCATGTATATAAGGCGAGGTTATCACTGGAATATGCAGTATTGCAGCAATCCCGGACATATGGAACAGAGAAATATGGATACCTCATGCCATCCGGAAATACTTATGTTGTAAATCCGCGGTGGCCGCAGCGTGTGCAGCAGTTTGTGACCAACAGCAAAGCCGCAGGTGTCACTGAATTAGCTGAGGGCGGTTTGTCTCCCGATGCTTATCAGCAGGAATGGGCTAAGTTGCTGGCGCAGCAGTTTATAGGTGGCCTGGCATTCAGGGCGCCCGTGACGCTGGTAAATCCATATACGCCGGAATACAGTCCCATGAAGGAGAAAACCCTGACAGACGGTTTATTTGGCACGACAGACTTCAGCTATAACTGGCTATTTACCTATGGTAAAGACATGGTTGCAACGATAGACCTGGGTAGCAGCAAGCCGGTGAAGTCGGTCAGTATGAATTTCCTGGAAGATGCGCGGCATTACATTTTTGTGCCGGTGAGTATAAAGGTGGAGACTTCCGATGATGGCAGCAATTACAAAGTCTTTGGCACCAAACAGATTCCTGTGCCCGGTGAGGACTTTACAGCCAGTATTTCGCACTATCTCTTCACAGGTGCGGTTAACTCCCGTTATATCCGGGTTACGGCCGTTTGTGCGCCTCATTTGCCGGAATGGCGGGCTGTCAGTAGCAAACAGGCTAGCCTGTGTTGTGATGAGATTGTGGTACAATAA